In Dryobates pubescens isolate bDryPub1 chromosome 28, bDryPub1.pri, whole genome shotgun sequence, a single window of DNA contains:
- the DSE gene encoding dermatan-sulfate epimerase isoform X3, with the protein MGLPIPPQPPAYQLCGPAGWKPGSDESRYDASLRSVPPPDYGVPKLHYFEDWGVVTYGSALPAEINRPFLSFKSGKLGGRAIYDIVHKNKYKEWIKGWRNFNAGHEHPDQNSFTFAPNGVPFITEALYGPKYTFFNNVLMFSPAVSKSCFSPWEGQITEDCSSKWLKYKHDLAGDCQGRVVAAVERSGVVFIRGEGVGAYNPKLKLRKLQRNLILLHPQLLLLVDQIHLEDDSPLEAATSFFHNVDVPFEETVVDDVHGAFIRHRDGIYKMYWMDDTGRSEKATIASRMYPRGYPYNGTNYVNVTTFLRRPVTRAIYLFIGPSVDVQSFTARGDSPQLDVFVTTGEHAYAVYLGPVEDGSRSAFAQVIADRQKIVFDRASAIRSSTVPEVKDYLGIVERNLQHFKPVFQQLEKQILSRVRNTASFRKTAERLLRFSDKRQTEEAIDRIFAISQRQQQQHSRAKKNRKVAKGYKFVDAVPDIFAQIEVNERRVRQKAQTQAQKELPVDEDEEMKDLLDFADITYVKHKTGLSIKGRSGLAQMVTTARSSAPSISASYTRLFLVLNIAIFFVMLAMQLTYFQKAKRLHGQRCLYAILLVDSCILLWLYSSCSQSQC; encoded by the coding sequence GTATGATGCAAGTTTGCGCTCCGTACCTCCACCAGACTATGGGGTTCCTAAGCTGCATTATTTTGAGGACTGGGGAGTGGTGACCTATGGAAGTGCTTTGCCAGCAGAAATCAACaggcctttcctttccttcaagTCAGGAAAGCTGGGAGGACGTGCAATATATGATATTGTTCATAAGAACAAGTACAAAGAGTGGATCAAGGGCTGGAGGAACTTTAATGCTGGCCATGAACACCCGGACCAGAACTCCTTCACTTTTGCTCCCAACGGTGTACCTTTCATAACAGAAGCTCTGTATGGGCCAAAATATACCTTTTTTAATAACGTGCTGATGTTTTCCCCTGCCGTGTCcaagagctgcttctccccatggGAAGGGCAGATTACGGAAGACTGTTCCTCAAAGTGGCTTAAATACAAGCACGACTTGGCTGGCGACTGTCAGGGACGAGTGGTTGCTGCCGTGGAGAGAAGCGGAGTGGTTTTTATCAGGGGAGAAGGAGTGGGTGCATACAACCCTAAAttgaagctgaggaaactgCAAAGAAACCTCATCCTTCTCCAcccccagcttctcctgctggTGGACCAAATCCACCTGGAAGACGACAGCCCTCTAGAGGCAGCGACCAGTTTCTTCCACAATGTGGATGTGCCTTTTGAGGAGACGGTGGTGGACGACGTCCATGGGGCCTTCATTCGGCACCGGGACGGGATATACAAGATGTACTGGATGGATGACACCGGCCGCAGCGAGAAGGCCACCATCGCCTCCAGGATGTACCCCAGGGGCTACCCCTACAACGGAACAAACTACGTGAACGTGACGACCTTCCTGCGGCGCCCTGTCACCAGGGCCATTTACCTGTTCATTGGGCCCTCTGTCGACGTGCAGAGCTTCACTGCCCGTGGAGATTCTCCCCAGCTGGATGTTTTTGTCACCACCGGGGAGCACGCCTACGCCGTCTACCTGGGGCCCGTCGAGGACGGCTCCCGCTCTGCCTTTGCACAGGTTATCGCAGACCGCCAGAAGATTGTCTTCGACCGAGCCTCTGCCATTAGGAGCTCCACGGTGCCAGAAGTGAAGGACTACTTAGGGATCGTGGAGAGGAACCTGCAGCATTTTAAGCCTGTTTTCCAGCAGCTTGAGAAGCAGATCCTGTCTCGTGTGCGCAACACAGCTAGCTTTAGGAAGACTGCCGAGCGCCTGCTGAGGTTCTCAGATAAGAGACAAACAGAGGAGGCCATCGATAGGATATTTGCAATCtcgcagaggcagcagcagcagcacagcagagcaaagaaaaacagGAAAGTAGCCAAAGGCTACAAATTTGTCGATGCCGTGCCTGACATATTTGCACAAATTGAGGTAAACGAACGAAGAGTGCGGCAGAAGGCACAGACTCAAGCACAGAAAGAGTTACCTGTagatgaagatgaagaaatGAAAGATCTTCTGGATTTTGCAGATATCACTTACGTGAAGCACAAAACTGGGCTGTCCATCAAGGGCCGGTCAGGGCTGGCGCAGATGGTGACGACTGCTCGGAGCAGCGCCCCATCGATATCGGCGTCCTACACTCGCCTCTTTCTGGTTCTCAACATTGCCATCTTTTTTGTCATGTTAGCAATGCAGCTCACTTACTTCCAGAAGGCCAAGAGACTGCACGGCCAGCGATGTCTGTATGCAATCCTCTTAGTAGACAGCTGTATATTATTGTGGCTGTATTCCTCCTGTTCTCAGTCACAATGTTAG